From one Acinonyx jubatus isolate Ajub_Pintada_27869175 chromosome B1, VMU_Ajub_asm_v1.0, whole genome shotgun sequence genomic stretch:
- the LOC128314550 gene encoding eukaryotic translation initiation factor 1-like: MPTFSHHHLPWAVSTKGKGLYLMSAIWNLHSFGPFADASKGDNLFPAKDYIHKHSSENSSRKIQGIADAYDKKKLVKVFKKKFACNSTIIEHPEHGEVIQLQGDQHEDVCQFIEIGLAEDDQLKVHGCKCFWLTEALVRISSQ; this comes from the coding sequence ATGCCAACCTTCTCTCACCACCACCTTCCGTGGGCCGTTTCCACCAAGGGAAAGGGATTGTATCTTATGTCTGCTATCTGGAATCTCCACTCTTTTGGCCCCTTTGCTGATGCAAGTAAGGGTGATAATCTGTTTCCTGCTAAAGATTATATCCATAAGCATTCATCGGAGAATAGCAGCAGAAAAATCCAGGGGATTGCTGATGCTTATGATAAAAAGAAACTAGTGAAGGTCTTTAAGAAGAAATTTGCCTGTAACAGTACTATAATTGAGCATCCAGAACATGGAGAAGTAATTCAGCTACAGGGTGACCAGCACGAGGACGTATGCCAATTCATAGAGATTGGACTGGCTGAGGACGACCAGCTGAAGGTTCATGGCTGTAAGTGCTTTTGGCTCACTGAAGCTTTAGTGAGGATTTCCTCACAATGA